Proteins encoded in a region of the Quercus lobata isolate SW786 chromosome 8, ValleyOak3.0 Primary Assembly, whole genome shotgun sequence genome:
- the LOC115954490 gene encoding cold and drought-regulated protein CORA-like, with amino-acid sequence MGSKAFLLLALMLAIVLLISSDVAARELAETSSNLKNAEVSTKTNDVDDAKYGGHEGYGGNDGGGYGGNQGGGYGGNPGQGGYGGNPGHGGYGGGGHGGGHCYYGCCREGYNGNGCRRCCSYAGEAVDVETEAKP; translated from the exons ATGGGTTCCAAGGCTTTCCTTTTGCTAGCTCTTATGTTGGCCATTGTTCTTCTCATCTCTTCGGACGTGGCAGCTAGGGAGTTGGCTGAGACTTCCTCTAACCTTAAAAACG CGGAGGTCTCCACAAAGACCAATGACGTAGATGATGCCAAGTACGGTGGACATGAAGGATATGGTGGAAACGACGGTGGAGGATATGGTGGAAACCAGGGTGGCGGATATGGAGGAAACCCTGGTCAAGGCGGATATGGAGGAAACCCTGGCCATGGTGGCTATGGAGGTGGTGGACACGGGGGAGGGCATTGCTACTATGGCTGTTGTCGTGAGGGTTACAATGGAAATGGCTGCAGAAGGTGCTGCTCTTATGCTGGTGAAGCTGTCGATGTTGAAACCGAAGCCAAACCTTAA
- the LOC115957887 gene encoding 3-oxoacyl-[acyl-carrier-protein] synthase, mitochondrial, which translates to MAGPPFPWRKLVVPSRFHFSRRISSSSSSSPGFGAFDSPPVVHSRRVVVTGLGMVTPLGCGVETTWKSLIEGGCGIRAITPEDIKMNSFDRETQLHTFDQLTSKVAAIVPCGTNPGEFNQDLWLNSKEHRSIARFIGYALCAADEALKDAKWVPSEQEQKERTGVSIGGGIGSITDILDAAQMICEKRLRRLSPFFIPRILINMASGHVSMKYGFQGPNHAAVTACATGAHSIGDAARMIQFGDSDVMLAGGTESSIDALSIAGFCRSRALTTKYNSAPQEASRPFDCGRDGFVIGEGSGVLVLEELEHAKNRGAKIYAEIRGYGMSGDAYHITQPHTDGRGAILAMKRALSQSGLHPNQVDYVNAHATSTLLGDAIEANAIKNVFSEHATSGALALSSTKGAIGHLLGAAGAVEAIFAVLAIDHGVAPLTLNLTKPDIIFNDAFMPLTASKKMPIRAVLSNSFGFGGTNASLLFTSEP; encoded by the exons ATGGCAGGCCCTCCTTTTCCTTGGCGTAAACTTGTAGTTCCCTCTCGTTTCCATTTCAGTCGTCgcatatcttcttcttcttcttcttctcctggtTTCGGAGCTTTTGATTCCCCTCCTGTAGTTCATTCTCGAAGAGTAGTTGTTACcg gtttaggCATGGTGACTCCACTTGGCTGTGGAGTGGAGACTACGTGGAAGAGTCTAATAGAGGGGGGATGTGGGATAAGAGCAATAACACCTGAAGATATCAAGATGAATTCCTTTGACAGGGAGACCCAGTTGCATACTTTTGATCAGTTGACATCGAAGGTTGCAGCAATTGTACCTTGTGGAACTAATCCGGGTGAATTCAATCAGGATTTGTGGCTTAATTCTAAG GAGCATCGATCAATTGCAAGATTTATAGGCTATGCACTGTGCGCTGCTGATGAAGCTCTAAAAGATGCAAAATGGGTGCCCTCTGAGCAGGAACAGAAGGAAAGAACG GGAGTCTCCATTGGTGGGGGAATTGGAAGCATCACTGACATATTGGATGCAGCACAAATGATTTGTGAGAAG CGCCTTCGTCGGCTTAGTCCATTTTTCATCCCACGGATATTAATTAACATGGCATCTGGTCATGTGAGCATGAAATATGGATTTCAG GGACCAAACCATGCTGCAGTGACAGCATGTGCCACTGGGGCACATTCGATTGGCGATGCTGCTAGGATGATTCAATTTGGAGATTCTGATGTTATGTTGGCTGGAGGCACAGAGTCTAGCATTGATGCTTTATCAATAGCGGGATTTTGCAG GTCAAGGGCTTTGACAACCAAGTACAATTCTGCTCCACAAGAAGCTTCAAGACCTTTTGATTGTGGCCGAGATGGGTTTGT GATAGGAGAAGGCTCTGGAGTCTTGGTGTTGGAA GAACTTGAGCATGCAAAAAATAGAGGTGCAAAAATCTATGCAGAGATTCGTGGCTATGGGATGTCAG GTGATGCATATCATATTACTCAACCACATACTGATGGAAGAGGTGCTATTTTGGCCATGAAGCGTGCCTTAAGTCAG TCCGGCCTTCATCCTAACCAGGTGGATTATGTAAATGCCCATGCTACTTCTACACTTTTGG GTGATGCGATAGAAGCCAATGCTATCAAAAATGTATTCTCAGAACATGCAACATCAGGTGCTTTGGCCCTATCCTCCACGAAG GGTGCTATAGGCCATCTCCTTGGAGCAGCTGGAGCTGTTGAAGCAATTTTTGCAGTTTTAGCCATAGACCAT GGAGTTGCGCCATTAACACTTAATCTTACTAAACCTGATATCATATTTAATGATGCTTTCATGCCTTTGACTGCTTCAAAGAAAATGCCAATCAGGGCAGTTTTGTCAAACTCATTTGGCTTTGGAGGAACAAATGCATCACTGCTGTTCACTTCTGAACCATAA
- the LOC115955004 gene encoding L10-interacting MYB domain-containing protein-like, producing the protein MGTQMPACSDRTRTNWTPTMECYFIDLLLDQVHRGNRMGHTFNKQAWTDMLTMFNAYFGSPYDEKVLKSHYTNLWTQFNDVKSLLDQNGFSWDDTKQMVVANHHVWDAYIKAHPEAQFYINKALMNFNDLCLIYAHTTADGRYSLSSRDIDFDDDIQGVNTGVAMNSLVPASKEHSKIDWTPAMDRYFVKLLLDQLKKGNKICNTFKKQAWNDMLTLFNGKFGSKYGKSFLKHRFKKLLKYYTDVKSLLEVKGFSWDEIQQKISADDYLWDNYIKAHPDAHLYRRKTLLNYCDLKLIFGNAVNNGHCSHLLQGRNFEDDIIQIKMGEVHFLN; encoded by the exons ATGGGCACCCAAATGCCTGCATGTAGCGATCGTACAAGGACAAACTGGACACCAACAATGGAGTGCTATTTTATTGATCTTTTATTAGATCAGGTGCATAGGGGGAATAGGATGGGCCATACATTCAACAAACAAGCTTGGACTGATATGCTGACCATGTTCAATGCCTATTTTGGATCCCCATATGATGAAAAGGTCTTGAAAAGTCATTACACTAATTTGTGGACTCAATTCAATGATGTAAAGAGTCTACTTGATCAGAATGGATTTTCATGGGACGATACTAAACAAATGGTGGTTGCCAATCATCATGTTTGGGATGCTTACATCAAGGCTCACCCAGAGGCACAGTTTTATATAAACAAAGCCTTGATGAATTTCAATGATTTGTGCTTGATATATGCACATACAACAGCAGATGGAAGATACAGCCTATCAAGTCGTGATATAGACTTTGATGATGACATTCAAGGAGTGAATACTG GTGTAGCAATGAATAGCCTTGTACCAGCAAGTAAAGAGCATTCAAAAATAGATTGGACACCAGCCATGGACCGATATTTTGTCAAACTTTTGCTGGACCAACTTAAAAAAGGCAATAAGATCTGTAATACATTCAAGAAACAAGCATGGAATGACATGCTCACCTTGTTCAATGGAAAATTTGGCTCTAAATATGGAAAGAGTTTCTTAAAACACCGTTTtaagaaattattgaaatattatacTGATGTGAAGAGTCTACTTGAGGTAAAGGGATTTTCTTGGGatgaaattcaacaaaagaTATCAGCAGATGATTATCTATGGGATAATTACATCAAG GCACACCCAGATGCGCATTTGTATCGTAGGAAGACCTTGCTAAACTATTGCgatttgaaattgatatttggAAATGCAGTAAACAATGGACATTGCAGTCATTTATTGCAagggagaaactttgaagatgATATCATACAGATCAAGATGGGTGAGGTTCATTTCTTGAATTAA